A stretch of Alkalicella caledoniensis DNA encodes these proteins:
- a CDS encoding alpha/beta fold hydrolase — translation MIDKSIQIEKKNGSNLYVNILEKSPEAPNVIYIMTPMGDVNKFKECYSPLVKYGCNVFALSFSGIGKSEGLMEDFSMDSVTDDIDTLVRYIIENYSEDLHMFGATGMGGIIAQAYLGKSSEITDRIKSFAQTGVAIHGDMSIMPNSRIYKVLNIIIPFISKAFPRFTIKFKVPKFNGVNAEKEMEWYLKFQEENPRALDMHIAFVQTLLGLFFNSKSPIRNKVSCPTLVIIPEHDRYYNPSYVNRYYESLDNPKKIYTMDDSHLVFTWNSQEICREVGKWVDSYSKEQTSINECRVSPYDASCSY, via the coding sequence ATGATAGATAAAAGTATCCAAATAGAAAAGAAGAACGGGAGCAATTTGTATGTAAATATATTAGAAAAAAGTCCAGAAGCACCTAATGTAATATATATCATGACCCCTATGGGTGATGTGAATAAATTTAAAGAGTGTTACTCTCCATTAGTAAAGTATGGCTGTAATGTATTTGCTTTAAGTTTTTCGGGCATAGGAAAAAGCGAGGGGCTAATGGAAGATTTTTCAATGGATTCCGTAACAGATGATATTGATACCCTTGTCCGCTATATTATAGAAAACTACTCTGAAGATTTACATATGTTTGGAGCAACTGGGATGGGTGGTATAATAGCTCAAGCATATTTAGGGAAATCAAGCGAGATTACTGATAGAATCAAGAGTTTTGCACAGACTGGTGTAGCAATACATGGAGATATGTCTATAATGCCAAATTCTAGAATATATAAGGTACTCAATATAATAATCCCTTTTATCTCTAAAGCATTTCCAAGGTTTACCATCAAATTTAAAGTCCCTAAGTTTAACGGTGTAAATGCTGAAAAGGAAATGGAGTGGTATTTAAAATTCCAAGAAGAAAATCCAAGAGCATTAGATATGCATATAGCTTTTGTTCAGACACTTTTAGGCTTATTTTTTAATTCCAAAAGTCCTATAAGGAATAAAGTAAGTTGCCCAACCTTAGTGATTATTCCAGAACATGACCGTTATTATAATCCGTCATATGTTAATCGTTATTATGAATCACTAGACAATCCTAAAAAAATTTACACGATGGATGATAGCCATCTTGTATTTACTTGGAACTCACAAGAGATCTGTAGAGAAGTAGGTAAGTGGGTAGACTCATACTCTAAGGAACAAACAAGTATTAATGAGTGCAGAGTATCTCCTTATGATGCATCCTGTTCCTATTGA
- a CDS encoding helix-turn-helix transcriptional regulator — MNLGEKILDLKTKSNMSQGDLADTLNVSRQSVSKWETNTSVPELDKLLKMSDIFNVSLDELARGRKTISESNNVVNKEQTSGFPLRKIIGLGLLGVGFIIFAVLLVVDLLMASILALPFIITGLITSLVRRHAALYCGWALYIMLYWYFRSFTAVRILDIFNILMYLTGNISLIIIDWIMAIALVALLTRTSRLIKRSENGKSYS; from the coding sequence GTGAATCTTGGGGAGAAAATTCTAGATTTAAAAACTAAAAGTAATATGTCTCAGGGTGATTTAGCTGATACTTTAAATGTATCCAGACAATCAGTTTCGAAATGGGAAACGAATACGTCGGTTCCTGAACTTGATAAACTACTGAAAATGAGTGATATATTTAATGTCTCACTTGATGAATTAGCCCGAGGAAGAAAAACAATTTCTGAATCAAATAATGTGGTCAATAAAGAGCAAACCTCTGGATTCCCCCTGCGGAAAATCATTGGACTGGGCTTGCTTGGGGTTGGGTTTATAATTTTTGCTGTACTGCTTGTGGTAGACCTATTAATGGCGTCGATTCTTGCATTACCATTTATTATTACAGGGCTCATCACTTCATTAGTCAGAAGACACGCAGCCTTATACTGTGGCTGGGCACTATATATTATGCTTTACTGGTATTTCAGATCGTTTACAGCGGTGCGTATATTAGATATATTCAACATACTGATGTATCTAACGGGTAACATCTCACTTATTATTATTGATTGGATCATGGCAATAGCTCTTGTAGCATTACTTACTCGAACATCTAGGTTAATAAAGCGCTCAGAGAATGGAAAGTCATATAGTTAG
- a CDS encoding ABC transporter ATP-binding protein, with translation MIEAINLVKKYGEGNTEVNALNGINLSVKKGEFVSIQGPSGCGKSTLLNIISCLEKPTKGEILIDNIDISEENDGKLAEIRRDKIGFIFQSYNLIPTMNAIENVMLPMMFAGKDDKLIAQRASMLLEMVGMEKRMNHKPNQLSGGEQQRVAVARSLINDPLLIIGDEPTGNLDSKTGSAVMEMLKKLNEEGRTIVLVTHDTVVANMAHRVLHIKDGQFIDNQPGQEV, from the coding sequence ATGATTGAAGCGATAAATCTCGTAAAAAAGTATGGGGAAGGCAATACAGAAGTAAATGCTTTAAATGGTATTAATTTGAGTGTTAAAAAAGGGGAGTTCGTGTCCATACAGGGCCCATCTGGTTGTGGGAAGTCTACACTTTTAAATATAATAAGCTGCCTTGAAAAACCAACAAAGGGAGAAATTTTGATTGATAATATAGATATTTCAGAAGAAAATGACGGCAAGCTGGCTGAAATAAGACGAGATAAAATTGGTTTTATATTTCAAAGCTACAACTTGATTCCAACTATGAATGCCATTGAAAATGTAATGCTTCCTATGATGTTTGCAGGTAAAGACGATAAACTAATAGCCCAGAGAGCAAGTATGTTACTTGAAATGGTGGGAATGGAAAAGAGAATGAATCATAAGCCAAACCAGCTAAGCGGTGGTGAGCAACAAAGAGTCGCTGTTGCTCGATCATTAATTAATGATCCACTACTTATTATCGGCGACGAACCAACGGGTAATCTTGATAGCAAGACAGGCAGTGCTGTCATGGAAATGTTGAAAAAACTTAACGAAGAAGGTAGGACGATTGTTTTAGTAACCCATGACACTGTGGTGGCAAATATGGCTCATAGAGTGTTACATATAAAAGACGGACAGTTTATTGATAACCAACCTGGGCAGGAGGTATAG
- a CDS encoding HEPN domain-containing protein → MNPQKTHDLNQLLKMHSNISDNFAEISDQCSDITAYGVQPRYPMQFVLEEEI, encoded by the coding sequence ATGAACCCCCAAAAGACCCATGACTTAAATCAATTACTAAAAATGCATTCTAATATATCTGACAACTTTGCTGAGATATCAGATCAATGTTCTGACATAACAGCTTATGGAGTACAACCAAGGTATCCAATGCAGTTCGTGTTAGAGGAAGAGATATGA
- a CDS encoding heavy-metal-associated domain-containing protein, which translates to MMTKKILVEGMKCGNCIKHVEISLRGISGVNSVDVNLGKKEILVGISCEVSNEVIENAINSEKYNVVQIETL; encoded by the coding sequence ATGATGACAAAAAAAATACTGGTTGAAGGAATGAAGTGTGGAAACTGTATTAAACATGTGGAAATATCCTTAAGAGGTATAAGCGGAGTAAACAGTGTAGATGTAAATTTAGGGAAAAAGGAAATTTTAGTAGGAATAAGCTGTGAAGTTAGCAATGAAGTTATAGAGAATGCTATTAATTCAGAAAAGTACAATGTAGTGCAAATAGAAACGTTATAG
- a CDS encoding TetR/AcrR family transcriptional regulator translates to MKTKKGEETYNNILEAAEQLFAEKSVSKVTINDIVQRTGIAKGTFYLYFESKETLIWEFMDKKFGYADQWMKEIVLKGYNDDELHEIIDFIVSFVKKHIRILRIMHNVRFHGFLGIRRLEDRYMKKWITPFSLWLERGRLEGTLSINDSQFMANYLIVTLHEILDRVIMDDFPVSIEEVRDELKVLIVKLLK, encoded by the coding sequence ATGAAAACTAAAAAAGGTGAAGAAACATATAATAATATCCTTGAAGCGGCAGAACAATTATTTGCTGAGAAGAGTGTTAGCAAAGTAACGATAAATGATATTGTTCAACGCACTGGTATTGCAAAGGGGACATTTTACTTATATTTTGAATCTAAAGAAACATTGATTTGGGAGTTCATGGATAAAAAATTTGGATACGCTGACCAATGGATGAAAGAAATTGTATTGAAAGGCTACAATGATGATGAACTTCATGAAATCATTGACTTTATCGTGTCGTTCGTCAAAAAGCACATTAGAATATTAAGAATAATGCACAACGTTAGATTTCATGGATTTCTAGGAATTAGACGTCTAGAGGATAGGTACATGAAAAAATGGATTACACCATTTTCACTTTGGCTCGAGAGAGGTCGTCTTGAAGGAACTCTTAGTATTAATGATTCTCAATTTATGGCGAACTATTTGATTGTAACGTTACATGAAATATTAGACCGTGTAATAATGGATGATTTTCCAGTTTCTATAGAAGAAGTAAGAGATGAGCTTAAAGTTCTCATAGTGAAATTATTGAAATAA
- a CDS encoding MATE family efflux transporter — protein sequence MKQEQMLAVKKQKSDYVSIKTILLLAVPAMIENILQVFIGVVDTYFVGRLGAEAIAGVGVTNLTMNVYIAFFLALGIGTTTVVSRYIGAEDNEKANHAVKQSLIMALLIGLLFGSINLIFSRRILLLLGAEYGIIEYALPYFLTVAVPSVFLCVNMVLSSALRGAGDTKTPMKVAIVSNIINAILDYILIFGVFSFSGFGILGAGLATTTSRLISVFLLIKKINSNGTKINILIFEQWRIDFEMLTSITKISIPAAVERLIMRSGQLIYGGMIIKIGTEAYAAHNIAGTIETFSYLPGMGFGVAAATLVGQSLGKKKENEAQRLGLMSYLLSTGFMIVVGAIFYIFAPFLASLFTKDESVINQVVQVLRIIALFQPFLCITLVITSALQGAGDTKFPMYSSLIGIWGIRVLGVYILCMKLGYGLVGVWIAYAMDITVRGVILMIRYIKGRWKNVSIS from the coding sequence ATGAAGCAGGAGCAGATGTTAGCAGTAAAGAAACAGAAGTCAGACTATGTTAGTATTAAGACAATCCTTTTATTAGCTGTTCCGGCAATGATTGAAAACATATTACAAGTATTTATAGGCGTAGTAGATACATATTTTGTTGGCAGGCTTGGTGCAGAAGCTATTGCCGGAGTTGGAGTTACTAATTTAACTATGAATGTATATATTGCATTCTTTCTGGCATTAGGGATAGGGACAACAACTGTTGTATCAAGGTATATAGGGGCAGAAGATAATGAAAAAGCTAATCATGCAGTTAAACAGTCATTAATAATGGCTTTATTGATAGGATTACTGTTCGGTAGTATTAATCTAATTTTTTCAAGGAGAATTTTGCTACTACTAGGAGCTGAGTATGGGATAATTGAATATGCTTTGCCATACTTTCTAACTGTTGCTGTTCCCTCTGTTTTTTTATGTGTAAATATGGTTTTATCTAGTGCTCTACGAGGAGCTGGGGATACTAAAACACCCATGAAAGTTGCAATTGTATCAAATATAATCAATGCAATACTTGACTACATATTAATCTTTGGAGTATTTAGTTTTAGTGGCTTTGGAATTTTAGGAGCGGGACTGGCTACTACCACTTCTCGACTAATAAGTGTTTTTCTACTAATAAAAAAAATCAATAGCAATGGCACTAAAATTAATATACTTATATTTGAACAATGGAGAATTGATTTTGAAATGTTGACTTCTATTACCAAGATTAGTATACCTGCTGCAGTGGAAAGGTTAATTATGAGATCAGGTCAGCTTATTTATGGAGGCATGATTATAAAAATTGGAACAGAAGCCTACGCTGCCCATAATATTGCAGGCACAATAGAAACCTTTTCTTATTTGCCTGGCATGGGCTTTGGCGTGGCAGCGGCTACCCTAGTAGGTCAGAGCCTTGGTAAAAAGAAAGAAAATGAAGCTCAAAGGCTTGGTTTAATGTCATATCTATTATCTACAGGATTTATGATTGTTGTGGGAGCTATTTTTTATATTTTCGCACCATTTCTTGCTAGCTTATTTACAAAAGATGAAAGTGTTATTAACCAAGTCGTTCAAGTACTAAGGATAATTGCTTTGTTTCAACCCTTTTTATGTATTACACTAGTTATAACATCAGCACTCCAAGGAGCAGGAGATACGAAGTTTCCCATGTATTCATCTTTGATAGGTATTTGGGGAATTCGAGTATTAGGAGTATATATATTATGTATGAAATTAGGATATGGCTTAGTAGGCGTCTGGATTGCTTATGCTATGGATATAACTGTTAGAGGAGTAATTCTGATGATACGATACATAAAGGGCAGATGGAAAAATGTAAGTATATCTTAG
- a CDS encoding ABC transporter permease: MTAKNRIKNAFKNLKEYKLRSFLTLMSIAVGIATLISLVIISQSMERAVGERLGGTVDVIRVLPGHVVPGRDFVPYGSFTEESAKEVEKIRGVEATSTWMVEIAIAEYEGMSAPVEVMGGNPSEIEEFLGGSVELKEGRLIQEGANNEAILSTSTLEHINRWLNADLKVNDVLKINGVKITIVGVMAYDLAGVEVSHRLLMNKDIVKEITNSEDVMLMLVKVNNLNRVYEIKEEIEDTLDEVHGVSGLTTAVAAQSVVDQVGMVTLMIQAVVISIALIALIVGCLGIINVMLMSVLERTRQIGIMKAIGAKNKDILALFLVEASAISLIGGILGVLGGVAISMIANYVISRFIIVNMSLIIAPEVLFGGIVIAVITGIIGGLYPARRAAKMRPVEALRHE; the protein is encoded by the coding sequence ATGACAGCAAAAAACAGAATAAAAAATGCTTTTAAGAATCTAAAAGAGTATAAGCTTCGTTCTTTTTTAACCCTTATGAGTATAGCGGTGGGTATTGCAACTTTAATATCTTTAGTTATTATTAGTCAAAGTATGGAGCGTGCGGTAGGTGAGAGGCTTGGAGGTACTGTAGATGTTATCAGGGTACTTCCAGGACATGTAGTTCCCGGTAGAGACTTTGTTCCTTATGGTTCTTTTACAGAGGAATCTGCAAAGGAAGTGGAAAAAATTAGAGGGGTAGAAGCCACATCAACCTGGATGGTTGAAATAGCCATAGCAGAATATGAAGGGATGTCTGCCCCAGTTGAGGTAATGGGAGGTAACCCATCTGAAATTGAAGAATTTTTAGGAGGAAGTGTTGAACTTAAAGAAGGAAGATTGATCCAAGAGGGAGCTAATAATGAAGCAATACTTAGCACTTCTACATTGGAACATATAAACAGGTGGCTTAATGCGGACCTGAAAGTTAATGATGTACTGAAAATAAATGGTGTTAAGATTACCATTGTTGGGGTCATGGCTTATGATCTTGCTGGGGTAGAAGTTAGCCATCGACTATTGATGAACAAAGATATTGTAAAAGAAATTACCAATTCTGAAGATGTCATGCTTATGCTGGTGAAGGTTAATAATTTGAATCGAGTTTATGAGATCAAAGAAGAGATTGAAGACACATTAGATGAAGTACATGGTGTAAGCGGATTAACTACGGCTGTTGCGGCCCAAAGTGTAGTAGATCAGGTAGGGATGGTAACCCTCATGATTCAAGCTGTTGTTATTAGTATTGCCCTTATTGCCCTTATTGTGGGATGCTTGGGAATTATTAATGTTATGTTGATGTCAGTTTTGGAAAGAACACGACAAATAGGAATTATGAAGGCCATAGGAGCTAAAAATAAAGATATTCTTGCTCTTTTCTTAGTAGAAGCAAGTGCTATCAGCTTGATTGGGGGCATACTGGGGGTTTTGGGTGGTGTAGCAATTAGTATGATTGCCAATTATGTTATTTCCAGATTTATTATTGTCAACATGTCACTTATCATTGCTCCAGAAGTTTTGTTTGGAGGTATAGTAATTGCAGTTATAACAGGAATTATTGGAGGACTGTATCCTGCCAGAAGGGCAGCAAAAATGAGACCAGTTGAAGCTTTAAGGCATGAGTAA
- a CDS encoding metal-sensing transcriptional repressor, whose protein sequence is MKEHKHPNQKQIINRMARVIGHSEAIKRMLEEEKECGEILIQIAAVKSALNNVGKLILKDHINHCIIEAAQNEDDKALEKLGEAIDKFIK, encoded by the coding sequence ATGAAAGAACACAAGCACCCTAATCAAAAACAAATAATAAATAGAATGGCTAGGGTAATTGGTCACTCTGAAGCAATAAAAAGAATGCTAGAAGAAGAAAAGGAATGTGGTGAAATATTGATACAAATTGCTGCTGTTAAATCAGCTTTAAATAATGTGGGGAAATTAATCTTAAAAGACCATATCAATCACTGTATTATAGAAGCAGCACAGAATGAAGATGATAAAGCATTAGAAAAATTGGGTGAAGCTATAGACAAGTTTATTAAGTAG
- a CDS encoding HEPN domain-containing protein: protein MDNLTSAKEWLRLAKMDLMSAEYLLKKNPVPIEVICYHCQQSAEKYKRVSNTMF, encoded by the coding sequence ATGGATAATTTAACTAGTGCAAAAGAATGGCTAAGGTTAGCAAAAATGGATCTAATGAGTGCAGAGTATCTCCTTAAGAAGAATCCTGTGCCTATTGAAGTAATCTGTTATCATTGTCAGCAGTCCGCTGAGAAATATAAAAGGGTATCTAATACGATGTTTTAA